Part of the Kamptonema formosum PCC 6407 genome, AGATCCAGAAAGACCAGGAAAGTATTTACAGGTAGGAGAGAGCCTTTTACAGTCCAAGGCGATTTCACTGTAAACAAGACTTATGTAACGCCGTCGTCCTGGTGGTAAAGATACCACCGGGACGACGGCGTTACGAAGTATGCTTTAAGTCCTGACTTTATAAGAAATCCCCTGACAGACCGGGGAGTGTCAATTCGACAACTCAGTATTGAACTCATTCACCCTTCGCCGTTTGAGCTCGACAGACTCACTACGGGGAAGCAAGTTAAAGACTTCTCGGAAAGCATCATCTACTTGCTCGAAGGGGACGGCTCCCTTGATGTTGAAAGCAACTTTGCCAGACTGATCTAGTAACACCGTTTGAGGGACAACGCCTTCGTAGTAGTGGCTCGGTTCTGTAAGCGAGTCTAAAGGTTTAGCAGGGAGGGAATCAACGCTGACGGGGATAAAGTCAGCGGCGCGGCCATAGTATTGCTGGAGGTTGGAGACTACGGTGGTATATTGCTTGCAATCGCTGCTGTCATCCAAATAGAACACCAGCAAGGCTGGTTTGCTGCGTTGAAAGGAATCTGTAAGGGTGACTCTGGGAGGTACGAGAGAGCCATTACCACCGTAGAGAGCGAAGATATTGCCGTCGAAGCGATCGTCGTTGATGCCGGCAAAAGCTGCCGGTGTGAATGCTAGCAGGCAACTAAGTGCAACTGCGAGGGTTAACAAGCAGGGTAAGATGCAGTATCGCCAACTGCGGCGGAAATTAGTGGTAATGGTTAGGCGTTGAATCGCAGAAGGAGTCATAGGTTGTTGCTAGTGTTGCTGATGAGGCGAAGTTCCCTTGCCTCTACTTTATTTTTATCTGTTTGGGGCTAACGTAATATTAAATTTAAGGCTAAATCCAGAATTTGCTCTCGGTTAACCAGTTGTTCTAACTCTTTAGCTTTGTACTGCCCTGCTTCCACTTCTAGAGAAGCTTCGTTAATAGCTTGCTGATATGCTTCTTCTAGAGATAGGCGCAATTCTTCAGGAGGCAAATAAACGCCCCCTGCTTTACGACGCTTATTTAGTCCCTGAATTTTTAAAACAGAATTGGGAATAGATACTTCCCAGGAGCGAGTTGAACGATTTTCGGCTTGCTGTTTAATTAAGTGTAGCAGTAGAATTACAGCATAAATAATAATGTTATTAATTATGTCAGATTGGCTTATATCTTCAAGTTCTTCAACGATGGCTAATGACCCTTTAATATCACCTTAATGATGATCGTATGACTTTTATCTTTATAGTTGCCATTTTTAACTGATTTTTATATTTTAGCGCTCTCAGTGCGGACTCCGCTTGCTCTATCCCAAAGATAGGCAAGAAGCATATCCTGCGATCGGGGTGGGACAATAGAAATATGGTCTAATTCCTGATTGGCGGCGTTGGGAAGCGAAAAGTGGGGGTATTTACAGTTAAACATGACAAAATTTAGACATGAATAAACTTCTTACTTACTGGCGCTTATCTAGAAGCGAGATACTGACCTTATCTCTAGCTGTTCTGGCTGCCTTGTCGATTATGCCTGAAGCGATTGCTAGCCCTGTTTCTTCCTCCCCCAAACAGCTACTAAATGCTAGTAAATTTCTCGCCCCACAGATCCCAATACCTCGATCGATTGTCTCAAATTTCCCTAACTCTACTCCTGTTGATATTATAATTGGACAGGGTGCTTCAGAGCGATCGCTCTCTATACAGGAACTTCGCGGTACTGCTACTATTGGCGGTAGAGCGGCAAAAGTAGGCGATCGCTTATCCGCTTCTGACGATGAACTTGTCACTGGTAATGACTCTATAGTTACTTTGGTAATAGACAATAATTCTGGAATTGTTGAAGTTGCAGAAAACACTGCTGTCAAAATAGAAACCCTATCAGCAGACGCAGCTAATCCAGTTACAGCTATTTTTGTCAGTAAAGGGCGAGTTAGATTATCAATAGCATCATCTGCTAGCAAATCTTCCAGTTCTAGAGCCTTGAATGGAGTTAGTGAAACTCGCGTTGCGGGTCTTAATAACTTGACAGGAATTGGTCAAATATACGAAGTCGCACAAGCTGCCAATTCTGCTAAAAATGCTCCTGTCAGAGTGCGGACTCCCAGGGGAGTTGCTGGGGTTCGAGGCACATCTTTTGGTGTTAATGTTGGGCCTGATGGTAAAACAGGGGTTGATACAATTGAAGGTGCAGTAGGATTTGCGGGAATGCAACAGGAAGTTGCTGTTAATGCTGGTTATTGGAGTGTAATTAACTTCGGAGGTGAGCCAACTTTTACCAAAGAAAATCCGGCTTTAAGTATACTCAGAATCCGCAGTTTGTCAAGAATCAGTTCGCGGACTTTTCGGTTATTTGGTCAAGTTCAACCGATGGATTTAGTATATGTGAATGGGGAGGCGATCGCAACTGATGCAGAGGGTAAATTTAGAATAGAAGGAGATATGCCTCTTAGCCGTCGCCTGAAGGTGACAGTGCGAGGGCCATCAGTGAGAGAACGAGTGTATGAATTAGCAGTTCCCTAAATTAGCAGTTATTAATAAATAACCCAAGACTCAAAATTAATCTAGGGACTGGTATGAATTTTAAAGATTGGATGGTGCATCTAAAAAAAACAATTTCTGTAGTTCAAAAATATCTAGCAAGTAATCCTCCTTGGCTAACAGGCGCGATAGCAGCAGTTGTTTCTGTAGGAATGTTACAGTTAGGTGCTTGGAGACCTCTAGAATATTTGGGCTACAAAACTTTATTTCAACTTCGCGATCGGAGTATTATTCCTAATCCTGGTTGGGATCGGAGAATTGTCGTAATCGGAATTGACGATCGCAGCTTGCAAGAATATGGTCAATTTCCTTGGTCGCGCGATCGCTACGTGCAATTACTAGAAAGTTTGAAAAAAAGTGCGCCAACTGCTATTGGTTTTGATATTCTTTTCATCGATCCTAGCCCAAAAGATGCTGAATTAGCAGCAGCAATAAAAGCTAGCGGTAATGTGGCGCTCGCTAGAACGGGGGATGAGGAAAACTTAGTACCAGAAATCAAAGCAGCCGCACTTTTTGTTGGCGATATTTTGCACGAATCAGACGCAGATGGTATCAGCCGTAGAGCTAACCTTTGGTTCAATGGTACTCCCAGTTTTAGTTCGGCATTGATTCAAATTTATAATATCCATAATCCGGGTAATCCTATACTTTTGCCTCAGCCAATTGTAGGAGTAGAACAACAAAAAGTAGCGGTTAACTGGCCGGGGAAAACTAGGTTTTTAACGACCTATGGATTTAGCGATGTTGTAGCCGGAAAGATTCCACAAGATGCCTTTACTAATAAGTTGATTTTAGTCGGATTTGTAGCTGAAGGTTTGGACAGGGTGCGGACACCTCTGGATCGCACGACGGCTGGGGTTTATCTTCATGCTGCTATGATTGATAATTTGCTTAATTCGAGGCTACTAAGACGAGTACCGAAAGTTTGGGAAATTATTTTGTTGCTAGGCATTGGCCCTGTTACCAGTTGGATTTTATTCCATCGAGATGTTAAGGAAAGAACTACGATCGCGATTGGTTTGCCTACAGCTTGGTTTACCGTCGCTGCTTTATTATTTGGCTTCTCTCACTGGTGGATTCCCATTGCCTCGCCTATCGGTACAATTATCTTAGCTGGTATTGCTTTACAAGCACGAGAACAATATGAAAAGCAACAGTTAATGCGGCTATTTGAAAAGCACGTTGACCCGGAAACGGCCCAGATGATTTGGAAGCGGAAAGCTGAAATTTTTCAACAAGGGGAACTCGAACCTCAAGAAGTTACAGCCACAGTTTTATTTATGGATATCCGCAGTTTTACTACTATCTCTGAAAAAATGCGACCGCGAGAGTTGCTTACCTGGCTGAATACTTATTTGGAGGCGATGACAGACTGTATTATGAATCGCGGCGGCGTTGTGGACAAATATATTGGGGATGCGATCATGGCTGTTTTTGGCGTTCCTTTTTGTCATACCGAAGAGAAAGAAATTGAACAAGATGCTATGAATGCGATCGCCGCCTGTATAGATATGCACGAACGTCTCAACGAACTCAACAAACACCTCAGAGAAGAAGGCAAACCTCTAATTAAGTTTGGCATTGGTCTTCACACTGGTCAACTGGTTGCAGGCAGCGTCGGGGGTGCGAGGCGGCTGAACTATTCTGTCATCGGCGATGCTGTCAATGTCGCGGCGAGGTTGGAGGCAATGAATAAGGAAGTTACTTCGGATAGTCCCTATAATCTATTAGTGACGGAGAGGACTTTTGACTGCGTGCGCGATCGCTACGAAGCCCAAAAAGTAGGTTCCATTCAACTCCGAGGCAAAGCAGAAACAACCGTAGTTTACGCCATTCTCGGCGAAAAGCAACTTCTAACCAAAAGCGAAACTTGAGCCTTGACAATTTACCTTTTATACCCATTCTCTTTTTTGCTTGACAATTTACCTCCTTTACCTATCCCCTAACATGAAAAAATTGTTACAAACTATTACAACAAGACTAATAATGTGAACGTCATGCCTGAAAATACTGTGCGGGAGGTAGTTAGCAAAAAGGACTCGCACCTTGAACTGACGGCCCGACATTTCCCAACACAAAACCCCCAGCCCCAACCCCAGCCTAACTTGCAAAAGTAGGTGAGCGCAGGTCATCTGTGGTATTGTAAACGACAGCATTGTGCGCGACTTGGACAAACGTACCAACATCGCAAACAAACGTTAAAACTCCAAGCTTTCACAGCCTGGAACCTTTCACCAGCAGTAGGAAGCGCTAATTCCCGCCTCGCTTCCTTCCCGCTCAAACACAAAGACGGGATATCCAGTGGGTAAATAAAAGATGAGTATCGTCACCAAATCTATTGTGAATGCCGATGCCGAGGCTCGTTATCTCAGCCCAGGCGAATTAGATCGGATCAAAGGCTTTGTCACCACTGGCGAACGCCGCGTTCGGATTGCCCAAATTTTGACCGAATCCCGCGAGCGCATCGTCAAACAAGCTGGCGACCAACTTTTCCAAAAGCGCCCTGATGTCGTCTCTCCAGGCGGTAACGCTTATGGCGAAGAAATGACCGCTACCTGCCTGCGCGATCTGGACTATTACCTGCGCCTGATCACCTACGGAATCGTCGCTGGTGACATTACTCCCATCGAAGAGATCGGCATAGTCGGCGTGCGTGAAATGTACAAATCCCTGGGCACTCCCATCGAAGGCGTAGCAGAAGGCGTTCGCGCCATGAAGAACTCAGCTTCTGCTCTGCTGTCTGGCGACGATGCTTCTGAAGCTTCTTCTTACTTTGACTACGTGATCGGTGCGATGCAGTAAGGCATCACGATTTTTGATGGGTGATGGTGGATCGAGAATCGGGAGTTGCTGGCAAGAAACTCAAAAACTCTTGTCCCTGACGCACTACCGATAAATCTAAAATCCCGGCATCTAAAATCAAAACATCCTGTCCTCGGACTGATTGAGCCACAATAAGGAAACCAAACAATCATGCAAGACGCAATTACCGCTGTTATCAATTCCTCTGATGTTCAAGGCAAATACCTCGACAGCAGCGCCCTAGACAAACTTAAGGGTTATTTCTCCTCTGGTGAACTGCGCGTGCGCGCAGCTACCGCCATTAGCTCCAATGCTGCGACCATTGTTAAAGAAGCAGTTGCTAAGTCCCTGCTGTACTCGGACATCACTCGTCCCGGCGGCAATATGTACACCACTCGCCGCTATGCAGCTTGCATCCGCGATTTGGACTACTACCTGCGTTACGCTACCTATGCGATGTTGGCAGGAGATCCTTCCATTCTCGATGAGCGCGTGCTCAACGGTTTGAAAGAAACCTACAACTCCTTGGGCGTGCCCATCGGTGCTACCGTGCAAGCGATTCAATCGATGAAGGAAGTCACCGCCGGTCTAGTTGGCGCTGATGCTGGCAAGGAAATGGGCGTTTACTTCGACTATATTAGCTCAGGCTTGAGCTAAGGCTAAGACGAAAGAAGAAGGAGGAAGCCTGAATTGAATTTCAGACTAGCCTTTTTTGACTTTTGCCTAGAAATGAGGTCAGGGAAGTTGAGAGTGAGTGTTAGACCGTGACAGGCTGATCTCGATGATTTGATTAGTTTTAATGAGCTGGCTTTGACTCTGAACTCCCTGCCTTCAAATGATTTTAGGTTGTACGTTAGCAGATTGCCTCAAGGTTCCCAAATTATGGAAATAGGGCAATTTAAGTTCGCTACAAAATCTAAAATCCTTGCCTACAAAATTGACTATTATGAATCATGATAAATTTACTTCTGGTTGTCTACTTAAATTTTTCTTCGTCTAGCAGATATAAATAATAGTCTTAAAAAAAAATAGTTGGGGTATTGAAACTGTACAATAATGCCCATGAATATCAAACAGTTTGTTGAAAATTCACTTGGAAGATGGCGATCGCAGCGCAGCGCCCATCACTTAACATTCAGCCACTTTGAAGCTGTACAGTCAGTTATTGATATAGTTGAACTCTCACTTAATGACGGGGCAGTAATCGACCTTTGTCAGTCCTACAACATTGACCCAACCCAAGCAGTAATGCCCTTTAAAATGAGCTGGGAAGGTCAATCAGACTGGGATGAAAACGCCGAGGTCAAAGGTAGTTGCATCCTCGTACCAATACCCGATCCGACTGTACCCAATCGGGGAAAACTACTACGGGATCAAGGATATGCTGAAACTGTTGCCGCAGTAGGTGATTATCAGATTACAGAAGACGGCACTTTTGTCC contains:
- the apcB gene encoding allophycocyanin subunit beta → MQDAITAVINSSDVQGKYLDSSALDKLKGYFSSGELRVRAATAISSNAATIVKEAVAKSLLYSDITRPGGNMYTTRRYAACIRDLDYYLRYATYAMLAGDPSILDERVLNGLKETYNSLGVPIGATVQAIQSMKEVTAGLVGADAGKEMGVYFDYISSGLS
- a CDS encoding DUF29 family protein — translated: MKGSLAIVEELEDISQSDIINNIIIYAVILLLHLIKQQAENRSTRSWEVSIPNSVLKIQGLNKRRKAGGVYLPPEELRLSLEEAYQQAINEASLEVEAGQYKAKELEQLVNREQILDLALNLILR
- a CDS encoding thylakoid membrane photosystem I accumulation factor, which translates into the protein MTPSAIQRLTITTNFRRSWRYCILPCLLTLAVALSCLLAFTPAAFAGINDDRFDGNIFALYGGNGSLVPPRVTLTDSFQRSKPALLVFYLDDSSDCKQYTTVVSNLQQYYGRAADFIPVSVDSLPAKPLDSLTEPSHYYEGVVPQTVLLDQSGKVAFNIKGAVPFEQVDDAFREVFNLLPRSESVELKRRRVNEFNTELSN
- a CDS encoding FecR domain-containing protein, whose amino-acid sequence is MNKLLTYWRLSRSEILTLSLAVLAALSIMPEAIASPVSSSPKQLLNASKFLAPQIPIPRSIVSNFPNSTPVDIIIGQGASERSLSIQELRGTATIGGRAAKVGDRLSASDDELVTGNDSIVTLVIDNNSGIVEVAENTAVKIETLSADAANPVTAIFVSKGRVRLSIASSASKSSSSRALNGVSETRVAGLNNLTGIGQIYEVAQAANSAKNAPVRVRTPRGVAGVRGTSFGVNVGPDGKTGVDTIEGAVGFAGMQQEVAVNAGYWSVINFGGEPTFTKENPALSILRIRSLSRISSRTFRLFGQVQPMDLVYVNGEAIATDAEGKFRIEGDMPLSRRLKVTVRGPSVRERVYELAVP
- the apcA gene encoding allophycocyanin subunit alpha, whose protein sequence is MSIVTKSIVNADAEARYLSPGELDRIKGFVTTGERRVRIAQILTESRERIVKQAGDQLFQKRPDVVSPGGNAYGEEMTATCLRDLDYYLRLITYGIVAGDITPIEEIGIVGVREMYKSLGTPIEGVAEGVRAMKNSASALLSGDDASEASSYFDYVIGAMQ
- a CDS encoding CHASE2 domain-containing protein — its product is MNFKDWMVHLKKTISVVQKYLASNPPWLTGAIAAVVSVGMLQLGAWRPLEYLGYKTLFQLRDRSIIPNPGWDRRIVVIGIDDRSLQEYGQFPWSRDRYVQLLESLKKSAPTAIGFDILFIDPSPKDAELAAAIKASGNVALARTGDEENLVPEIKAAALFVGDILHESDADGISRRANLWFNGTPSFSSALIQIYNIHNPGNPILLPQPIVGVEQQKVAVNWPGKTRFLTTYGFSDVVAGKIPQDAFTNKLILVGFVAEGLDRVRTPLDRTTAGVYLHAAMIDNLLNSRLLRRVPKVWEIILLLGIGPVTSWILFHRDVKERTTIAIGLPTAWFTVAALLFGFSHWWIPIASPIGTIILAGIALQAREQYEKQQLMRLFEKHVDPETAQMIWKRKAEIFQQGELEPQEVTATVLFMDIRSFTTISEKMRPRELLTWLNTYLEAMTDCIMNRGGVVDKYIGDAIMAVFGVPFCHTEEKEIEQDAMNAIAACIDMHERLNELNKHLREEGKPLIKFGIGLHTGQLVAGSVGGARRLNYSVIGDAVNVAARLEAMNKEVTSDSPYNLLVTERTFDCVRDRYEAQKVGSIQLRGKAETTVVYAILGEKQLLTKSET
- a CDS encoding phycobiliprotein lyase, with the protein product MNIKQFVENSLGRWRSQRSAHHLTFSHFEAVQSVIDIVELSLNDGAVIDLCQSYNIDPTQAVMPFKMSWEGQSDWDENAEVKGSCILVPIPDPTVPNRGKLLRDQGYAETVAAVGDYQITEDGTFVLLTTYDRAAAEEKIWFANPNLRFRVSLIKTSGGSGVVTASFASEIRSLSGN